Proteins encoded by one window of Filimonas effusa:
- a CDS encoding GAF domain-containing sensor histidine kinase: MKAIALQPEEQERLHELKRYALLDSPAEKEYDSIVQLASQLCQAPIALISFIDAEREWFKAKTGITISEVPAASFPGSKVIEQKGLLQIPDLLEDANSFVLSALTEEITPRFYAGVAISSPEGFVLGVLSVLDTRPSRELSADQVFALEALAGQAEKLIELRLRKSETQRMISTQNRITSIIAHDVRNPLAALKAIIELKTSGMLTEEETTEMLSMSAKQLDGTLEMVANVVDCGKLQIKTKLPEKQAIDIHEQVSMAFNAQQPKATAKGSQLFNSVTPGLTVDLDIETQVLQFILRNLLDNAIKFTENGSVTVRAQNVYGRLELQVSDTGVGIAAAKVPHLFDLQKNNSTPGTRGEKGSGLGLILVRELLEKLRGRIQIESQEQSGTTVTIVL; this comes from the coding sequence ATGAAAGCGATAGCTCTACAACCGGAGGAACAAGAACGATTGCATGAACTTAAAAGGTACGCATTGTTAGATAGTCCTGCCGAGAAAGAATACGATAGTATAGTACAATTGGCGTCGCAGTTATGCCAGGCGCCGATAGCGCTTATTTCCTTTATAGATGCGGAACGCGAGTGGTTTAAAGCAAAGACAGGCATTACTATTAGCGAAGTGCCGGCAGCATCTTTTCCGGGGAGTAAAGTAATTGAACAGAAAGGGTTATTACAGATACCTGATCTGCTGGAGGACGCCAATTCGTTTGTATTGTCTGCATTAACGGAGGAAATAACTCCCCGGTTTTATGCAGGTGTTGCTATTAGTTCCCCGGAAGGTTTTGTGCTGGGTGTATTAAGTGTGCTTGATACAAGGCCCTCGCGGGAACTTAGTGCAGACCAGGTTTTTGCGCTGGAAGCGCTTGCCGGTCAGGCTGAAAAGCTGATAGAGTTGCGTTTAAGGAAGAGTGAAACGCAGCGGATGATAAGTACGCAAAACCGGATCACTTCTATCATAGCTCATGATGTGCGAAACCCGTTGGCTGCGCTGAAAGCTATTATAGAGTTGAAGACTTCCGGTATGCTTACCGAGGAAGAAACAACGGAGATGTTAAGCATGTCGGCAAAGCAACTTGACGGAACGCTGGAGATGGTGGCGAACGTGGTAGATTGCGGCAAGCTACAGATAAAGACAAAGCTTCCCGAGAAGCAGGCTATAGATATACATGAGCAGGTATCGATGGCTTTTAATGCGCAGCAGCCTAAAGCAACAGCCAAGGGCTCCCAGTTATTTAATAGTGTGACGCCGGGCTTAACTGTTGACCTGGATATAGAGACGCAGGTGCTTCAGTTTATACTGCGCAACCTGTTGGATAATGCCATCAAGTTCACAGAAAACGGCAGTGTTACGGTTCGTGCGCAAAACGTTTATGGCCGGCTGGAGCTGCAAGTGAGCGACACGGGTGTTGGCATAGCTGCGGCTAAAGTTCCCCATCTTTTTGATTTGCAGAAAAATAACAGTACACCTGGTACGCGGGGCGAGAAAGGCAGCGGGCTGGGTTTGATACTGGTGCGGGAGTTACTTGAGAAGCTGCGGGGAAGGATACAGATAGAAAGCCAGGAACAGTCGGGGACGACGGTTACCATAGTTTTATAG